Sequence from the bacterium genome:
TCTCGAAGCAGGCCTCGCCGATGCGGAAGTTGGCCTCCAACACATAGGCGCTGTTGGGATACTCCTGAATCAGGCGCTGGAAGAAATCGCGCGCCTTGTCATTGTTGCCCTCTTCAAGATGGCAGAGCGCCAGGCGGTAAATGATCCTGTCATTGAAGGGGGCGGTGGGATACTGGTTGAGCACCTTGTAGCCCATGGCGATGGCCTTGCCGTAGCTGACGCGCGGCAGTACCGGCTCGTTCTTGATTTCACCGGCGTCGAAGCGTTTGAGCTCACGCTCGTAGACGGCCATTTGCTTTTGATAGTCCCAGGCCGCGCGTTTCACGTACAATTCCAGCAATTGAAACATGACGCTCGGCGAGAAATCGTTGTCCGGATATTTGCGGAGCAGTTCTTCGGCGTTGGTGATGGCGGCGTTCAGATCACCGACGTAGATGCTGTCGCTTTTGAAGTAGGTGTTCCTCTTTTCCGGCAGGCTGGCGGGCGTGTTTGCCGCCGGGGCCTTGTTTTCCGGGGCGGCAGCCGCTTTCGGGGCCGGCGTCGCAGCCTGGTTTTGTGCTTGCGCGCCCCGCCCGCACAGCAGGGCGGCGGCGAGCGCAAACACGAACAACGGGGAAGTCGCGGCAGCCCCGGCTCGCTTGATGACGTGTTTCATTTTCGGCGTGACCTCATTTTGCAAGGCAAACAACCTGCATCACCTCGGCATTCCCTTCAAAAACAACGCCCGCGCCTTGCCATATTCGGCATAAGCTCGCCAATGGCGCCGCGACTCCATTCGCGTAATATCCGAGCGAACTTGCTCGACTTTTTGCGACACTTCCTCGAAAATCCTGCGCTCCGCCAGCATGCTGTCCACCAGGTCATCTCGCGACTTGGCGAGATGGTCATAATGATCCTGAATGTACTTGGGCACCTGGCCGGCGCCGTCCAGCCGGATGGAATCGATCAGCTTCGACTCCAGCACCAGCAACTGCACCTTGAGCTGCTCCAGCGCCTTCTGCTGTTCGCGCAGACCCAGTTCAACCAGCGCGACCCGGTCGGCCACGTTGTTGCCCTCCGGGTACTTGCGGATGATGTAATCGTATTCCTGCACCGCGAAGTCGTAAAACTCGAGTTTCAAGTAGGACTGGCCCAGCAGGAAATGCGCCTCTTCGCCATATTCCGAGTCATCGAATTTCTTGATCAACTCATTCAGCGTGATCACCGCGCTCTGAAAGTCGTTCATCTTGATCGAAGACCAACTGCGTACCAGCAAAGCCCGCGGGTAATCCTTGTGGTTGACCGGAATGTTCCGCAGATGCGAGATCGCTTCGCGATAGTATCCCAGCTCATAGTAGATGAATCCGAGCGTCAGGTGCGCATTGACCTTGACGTCGCGCTGCTGCTCCGGACGGATGATCGGCAGGCCGACTAGCTTACGCAAGGCCGCCAGGGCGTTGTTGATGCTTTTTTTTTTAGGTGAGAAAGCCCGATCGTGTACAGGCTGAAATCGTAGAACTCGCTGCGCGAACCGACTTTGCTGAGAACGGCGATGGTGTTGTCATAGTCGTGCTCGTGAAAGTAGGCCATGCCGGCAAAATAGTGCACGCCGTCGATCACCTCGGTGTGCGGGTAATTCGCGAGGATGGCCTCGTACACCTTGACGCTCTCGGGGAAATTCTCCGCCTGATACTGAATGCGCTGCAGTCCGTGCAGCCCCTGCGCCACGTATTCGCTCTTGGGAAACTTGGTCACCAGAAAGCGGAACATTTTGTGCGAAGACTTGAACATGTCCATCGAATACAGGCATTCGCCCAAATTGGCCAGTACGCCGTCGGCCTGGCTGAACGCGGGATAGTAGTCCAGCAGGATGATGAACTCGCGCGCCGCTTTCCAGTAAGCGCGATCATAGTAGAATTTCAATGCCTCGCGGTAGATGCGCGAGGCCACTTTTTCCATATTGCGGTCGACGGTACGGTTGCCGGCGGCCAGTTTCTCCTGTGCCGCCGCCGGCCCAGCCAGCAGGCCGGCGCCGCCGATTACCACCATTGCGACCAGCACCGACAATCGTCTCAATCCAGTCTGCCAAATCAGATGCGCGGAATTCATGGCTTCTCTTTTTTCTCAGAATCGTTGCTTTCCTGCAATGATTTTTCCATATCCTCCAAGTCTTCCCTGGCACTCTCACGTTTCAAACGGACCCGCTCCAGCTCGGGGTCGGCGCGGCGGCGGCTGCGCTTGCTGGAGAGCGCCGGGGAAGCGCCGCCTTCCCGGTTGAAAGCCATCTGATAGTTGATGCCCAGGATCACCTTCCAGTCCGCATAGTCCTTTTGGAAGACGGGATCGCTGCGCAGGGCCGCCGGCTTGTCCAGCCCCACATCCACCGCCAGATCCATGATCAAGTTCCACGGCCCCAGCACCTTCATGCCCTGCGACACGCGCGTGGAATTCTCGGCATAGCTTAACAGCTTGTGGTGGGCGAAAATCTCGCCGGTATATTCGGTGTAGAAAGTGATCGAACGAATCGGAAACTTGAGGCCCACGCCCAGCAGATACTGATCTTCATCATCGACGAAGAAGTCGCGATCGAGCGTGTGATCATAGTAACCGAAATTCAGGTATGCCTTCAGCGGCACCAGCGGAAAGCTCTCGGTCATGTCGATGGTGAGCAGGCCTTGCAAGCCCGCGCCGACATTACCGGAGGAATAGGGCTCGAATTGCACGTTGTGATTTTTGGCCGTGGGCAGGCTGACGAAGCCGCGCAAGCCGGTGGAGAGGCCGGCGGCGGCGAAGGGCAGCGCCAGCTTCAGCCCCAGTTGCGTGTCGCCCGGCGGGCCCCAGGCGTGGCGCTGGTCGTCTTGATACGGCACCACGTGCAGGCTGAATTCCAGGCTGTTGGTCAAGCCGAGTGTGATGCCCAGCGACAGCGTGTGATCCTTGCCGAGATTGCTGCGCTCTTTGGGCGGCTCGAGGAACGTTTGAAAGTACGAATTGAGAAAGATCTGTTTGCCGCCCAGCGGCTCGGCGGTGAAGACGCGCATCAAGCCGCGGCCGCCGTAAATGGTGGTTTGCGCCGGCGCGGAAGTCGCACCCACGAGTGCGAACACAAGGAGGAAGCCAAGAGACGTCGAACGAGTCACGAGAAGAACCATGATGCATTTCGGGTGAACAAGCCGCGACGGCAACCCGCCGGCCAGGGCGCGCTGTCGTCGATGGTGATTTGGTGGAGCTGTCCTGCGTGTGCGCCCGGCCCGGCGCCGATACCGGCGCAGGTTTCCAGGGTCGCGCGCCGGACAGCTTTCTCATGAAGCGTTATATAGCGACAAAGGCAAATGATTGCTTAAACCTTTTATCAAATTCAGACAGCCAAGCGCGAAAGACAAATTCGTAAGTCTGCCACGGTGAGAGCAGGAGGCTGCTCAAATCGATGGAATGACCTTGACAAGTATTATGCCAGGGTGATGATGGACAAATCCCGGCCAGGCCGTCATCATCCAGAATTTGCCAACAGTGTATATTTGTTATGACGTACACAACAGCGCTGCGCTGGCTCCGTGGCCCCAAAAGCGTGAACGCGTGGCTCACGCTGAGACACGCCGATTGCAGGAATTCCGTTTACGTAACTCTCGAAACTTGCGACAGCCCTCGTTATTGCCAGGCGGGCCACGCAGAGAGGCGGGCGCGACAATGAATTATCCTTCTAGTGTGGGCGGGAATTCGAAGCCGGTGCACCAAAGATCATGACATGCTGATGAGAGTTGCGGTTTGCAGTGTGGCGGGAAATATGCTGCCGTTCGGGTGGTGGGACCAACGGTGCGCCTTATGAAATCAAAATCGGCGCGGCATGCACCAAAACAAGAATCCCCAAGAGCAAATTGCTCTCGGGGATTAGCTGGTGCCGAAGGGGGGATTCGAACCCCCACGGGCGTACGCCCACTGCGCCCTGAACGCAGCGCGTCTACCAGTTCCACCACTTCGGCGTTTTTTTGAAGCGGGCGCAATGTATTAAAGCAGCCGGCGAAAGTCAACATTTTTGTTGGTGCGCGAAGACCCTTGATTTTCTTGGCGGCAAATGTTATGTTGCGGGCGTTTTGCTGTCCCTGATCGACCTGACTTGCGAGACCCATGGCACAATCCGAACGAAAAATCATCGCGCAGAACCGCAAGGCGCGACATGACTACGAGATTCTCGCCACCTATGAAGCCGGCATCGTGCTGCAAGGTACGGAAGTGAAGAGCCTGCGCGACGGTCGCGCCAATCTCAAAGACGCTTATGCTGCCGTGCGCGAAGATGAGGTCTGGCTTTACGGCGTGCACATCAGCCCATACTCGCACGGCAACATCAATAACCATGAGCCCGAGCGCGACCGCAAGCTGCTGCTGCATCGCAACGAGATTCGCCGCTTGATCGGCAAGACCAAGGAAACCGGTTTGACGCTCGTGCCGCTGCAGCTCTATTTCAAGAACGGCAAAGTCAAAGTGGAGCTGGCACTCGCCAAAGGCAAGAAACAATACGACAAACGCCAGGCCATTGCCAAACGTGATTCCGACCGCGAGTTGGCGCGCACGTTTCGCGCCAAGCGGGCAGCCGTGCCTTGACCCGCGGCAGGCGCTTCCAATCGCGATTTGGCTTGCAACCTCATTTTCAATCCGTCACCCATTTGGTAAACCATGACCAACGCCTACGACATTCTGCTCGAGCGCGGCTTTGTGGAACAAGTTTCCGAGGAAGAACGGCTGCGCCAGCTTCTCAGCGAAACCACCATCACTTGCTACGTCGGCTATGACCCGACTGCGGCCAGCCTGCACGTCGGCAATCTGCTTTCCATCATGATGCTGGGGCATCTGCAGCGCGCCGGGCACCGGCCCATCGCATTGTTGGGCGGCGGCACTGCCATGATCGGTGATCCCAGCGGCAGGACCGAATTGCGCAAGATGCTCTCGCGCGAACAAATCGTCGACAACGGCCGCCGGATTCAACAGCAATTCAGCCGTGTGCTGGATTTCGGCGCCGGCGGCGCGCTGTTGATTGACAATGCCGACTGGCTGCTGGAGTTGAACTACGTCGAGTTTCTGCGCGAGATCGGCCGGCACTTCAGCGTCAATCGCATGCTCGCTGCCGAAGCCTACAAGATCCGTCTCGAGACCGGGCTGTCGTTCCTCGAATTCAATTATCAACTGCTGCAGGCGTATGATTTTCTGATGCTGTATCGCCGCCACGGCTGCCGCCTGCAAATGGGCGGTAACGATCAGTGGGGCAACATTCTCGCGGGCGTGGAGTTGATCCGCCGCGTCGAGGGGCAGGAAGCCTTCGCGCTCACTGCGCCGCTGCTGACCACTGCCGGCGGCCAAAAAATGGGCAAAACCGCCGCCGGCGCAGTCTGGCTCGATCCGGAATTGATGCCGCCTTTTGATTTCTATCAATACTGGATCAACGTCGATGACCGCGACGTGGTGCGGCTGCTGCAGTTGTACACCTTCCTGCCGCTCAGCGCGATCAGCCGTTTCCGCCAAGTGCAAGGCGCGGAGTTGCGCGAGGCCAAATCCCTACTGGCCTTCGAAGTGACCAAACTCATCCACGGCGAAGCGGCGGCGCGCAACGCCCGCGAGGCGGCGTTGGCGCTGTTTGCCGAGAGCGGGGATGGCACCGGCGCGCCGCAAGTCGTCATGAATTCCGGCTTATTCAAAGAAGGTATCGGCATCGTCGACTTGTTTCACGCCGCCGGCTTGGCGTCTTCGAAGAGCGAGGCGCGCCGCCTCATCCAGCAGGGCGGTGCGTATGTCAATCGCCGCCGCATCGAATCGATCGCAGAGCGGGTGGGCTTGTCTGATTTTGAAGAGGGGGAGTTGCTGTTGCGCGCGGGCAAGAAGCGTTATCAGCGCGTGGTGATCGAATCGGACTGAGGCGCGCGAGGTGGGCCGGCAAGCGATGTCCGCCGGCGCTGCCTTGCGGGAGGAAGCCTGCGGAGAATCAGGCCCCGGGGCAGGAATTTTCAAGATGTTGCAGCATAAGATTTTGAACAGCCGAGCGACTGTGCGAACTCGCCGACTTTTGAGAAAGTGTTTTTGCACCGGCCTGGCCGTTGCATCAAAATCCTCAGAGTCTCACGGCACTCCCAGCCTTCGCCACTTCGGCTCAGCCGGGGTTGAAGCCATCGCGGACTGACAGCAACCGACTCCTACAAACCCGAGCAAGCGCGCGTCCGCATTACCTCTGCCAGTTTGATTTCGAGCGGCGGGCCCAAGGCACCGCCGCTTTTTTTGCTGCCGCTCGTTGGCGGGCTTGCCGTGCGCAGCAAACTGGCGCCGCAGGGAATCACCTTTCACCATTGCGACCGTGCGGCTGGCTCCAGCACCCGCCGGCCGGCGGTTGTGAACGAAAGCCGCTCGGCCTGCTCACGTTTTTCTCGCCGCGTCATCAGCGCTTCGACCGCCACCGCCACCAAAATGCCGCCGACTGAGTCGATGATGTAGTGATACTGAATCACAAACGTGGAGGCGGACAGCAGCAGCACCAGCGGCAGCACCGTCCAGAACAATCTGCGAAAGCTTTGGCGCAAGGTGAACAGCGCCGCCCAGGCAGCGGCAACATGCGAACTCGGAAAAGCGGCGCCCACCACCGAGCCTTTCGCCTGAATGAACAATATCGAGCTGTAGAACCAGCCACCGGCAAACAACAAGTCGTGATCGAGATTGAGCACGTGATGCGGGCCGCGCGCGGGCAGCAGCAGAAAGCAGGCATAGCAGGTGTACATCACCAGGCACAGCCGCGCCATCACACCGTCAAAAGCCGGCTTAGTGGGAGCAACGTCGCGGCTCAGTCGCAACGGCAGATAATGCACGGCCGCCACCAGCGGGATCAGCAGATAGTAGCTCCAATACGCGAAGGAGAAGATTTCCGTCGTCAGCGGGGTAAGGTGCCGCGCAAAGAACTCCCAGGGATGCTGCTGCAAAAACCAAACGTCGCTGCGCAGCAGAAACGGCTCGAGCCAAAACGGCAGGAAGAGCGTGACCAGACGGCCGATGGTGCTGAAGAAGAAGGTGAACAGCAGCACCGGGTACCAATCGCGCAGCCAACGCAGCGCAACGGGCAGTCGTTGCTGGTATCGAATCAGCGCGAGGAGGCCGGCAATAAGCAGGGGATGAGCCACGGCAATGACCGGCCACAAGTGCACGTGCTTGCCGGAAAGCAGAATCAACACCGGCACGAGAACGAGATAACCGAGCGTCAGTTTGTCGAACAGCAACAGGCGGTGCCGCCAGAAATCGTGAAAGTGAGGGATGTGATTCTGCATGAAAGCAACCGTGACTCGAGATGAATTCCCAGGTTCGGTTCAATCCGCGGCGGTTGCCGCTTGCCGCACGAAATCAATAATCTGCAGATAAACAGCAGCGGGCACTTCCCGGCGAAAACCGTGATGCAACCCTTTCCGGCGCAGCAACAACTCGGCACAGGCATCCGTCGGGCACAGATAGGCGCCGCGGCCGGGCAAGTTTTGGCGGGCGTCAATGACAAAGGTGCCGGACTGATGGCTGATGCGCAACAGCTCGGTTTTTGCCCGCTTGCGGCCGCAGGCCAGGCACGTCCGCTCCGGCGTTGCCCGTCGTGAGCGGAGATCAGCCAACCCGGCCACCCGCGAGCCGCCGCTGCGCGGCGAGAGTTTGAGGTGAAAAAAACATGGGCTGACAATAGCACGATTTCCGCAAAAAATCAATGTCAAACTCGAAACCGGCTGCGGCCAATGTTATGCTTGACTTTTAGGGGATGGTTTCATAATATCGCGCGTCAATTTTCGCCATGTCCGATTGATTTTTCACGCGTTTGCCGCCAGCGTGCCATCATCCCAATCTCATCGTCAAGATTACCCTGCTCGTGAGTCATGGCTGAAATCCGGCAGTTTCGCCGCCCGCCGGCTACGCGATTCCCGGCCGCTGCCTGTAGAACTAAAGACCTGGTCGTGAGCTAACCCCTTTCTTGTCTCGAAAAAAACATGAGCATCTACGGGCAATCCCATCGTTTTGGCATCGGTTCCGCTTGGACACCGGCGGTCAAGACGTTGATTCTTGCCAATATCGTCTGCTTCGTGCTGCAGAATCTCGTGGATCTGGTCTTCAAGGTCGATTACCTGCAGGCCTGGTTCGCGCTCTCGCCGCTTTCCAGCCTGGCGCAGCCGGCTCAGCTCGCCTTCCGCGAGGACTTCGCAGTGTGGCAGCTCTTCACCTACATGTTCCTGCACGGCGACATCTGGCACATTCTCTTCAACATGCTGGTGTTGTGGATGTTCGGCTGCGAGCTGGAGCGCTTCTGGGGAACGAAGGAATTTTTCCGCTACTATGTCATCTGCGGCGTGGGCGCCGGCTTGGTGCACCTGTTGCTCAATTTCAACTCGGCGATTCCCGTGCTGGGGGCTTCGGGCGCGATCTTCGGCGTGCTGGCTGCATTTGGCCTGACCTTCCCGGACATGATCATCACCTTCCTGCTGTTCTTCATCCTGCCGGTGCAGCTCCGGGCGAAGTATTTGGTCATGATCGTAGCGGCCATTGCGCTCTACCTGGGCGTGCGTGGCCCGGCGGACGGTGTGGCCCACTTTGCGCACTTGGGTGGGATGCTGGTAGGTTTTCTTTACCTCAAAGTCAATTGGCCGTGGAAAAGCTCCGGCCGGCGAAACTTCGACTACCAATCCTACTCGCCGCCCGGCGGCCATTCGCCCGGGTTTTTCGCCAAGATCTCGGATTGGTTCAAGCGCCGCGCCGAAGCCCGGCGACGGATGGAAATCGTGCGGCGCCGCCAGGATGAGATGCACCTGCGCGAAAGGGTCGACGCCATTTTGGACAAGATTAATGAAGTCGGATTCGACAACCTTACTCCCGAAGAAAAACAAATTCTCAAACGGGCCAGCCAATCGCTCAACCAGGAAAATATCCGCTCGCAAGATTTCGGCCCCAATTGACTCCGGCCCCACCCGTCTCTTGACTGCGCGGGGAAAGCGCGCGCCCGCCGGCGCCCTGCTTTTGCTCCTGCTGCTGCATTTTCTCCTTCCGCCCACGGCTTGGCCGCAGCCTGGCGCCCCGCCTTTGGGTATCATCAAACTGCCTGAAACCGGTGAGATCGAATTCGTCGCGCTCGGCGAATTGGCCGACTATTTGGAATTGCGCACTTTCTACAGCGAGAAGGCGCGCAAAGTCATCGTCTACGTCGGCGAAGCAGAGGTCAAAGTCACCGCCCTCAATCCCTTCGTGCAGGTGGGCGGCCGTACCGTGCAACTGCCGGTGGAGACCGGCTATGCCGAGAACGATATTCTCGTGCCGCTGCGCCACTTCGCCAATGTCATTCGGCCGCTATATCCCCGTGCCTGGCCCGCCAGCTTGGGCGGCAGTGAGGCGACCGGCGAAACCGCCAGCGCCAATCTCACCGAAATTGCCGTGGAGGAAAAAGCCAACGGCACCCTGATCCGCATCGAAGCCACGCAGCCGTTTGCGCGCAAACACTTGAGCACACGCGTCAGCACCGGCTGGCTGTATGTCGATATTGTCGGCGGCCGTGTCGCGCCCGGCGCCGTCCGAGCGCTGGCCGCCACCGGCCTCATCCAGAGTGTCGCACCGGTGCAGACGGGCGAGGTGGCGCAGCTCTCCTTTCAACTGTCGCAGGAAATCGATCCGCAGCGCATCAGCATCAGCGGGCAGGGGAATCAGATTCTGATCTCACTGCCCACGCAGGAGATCGTTCCCTCCACGGTGTTGCGCAATCTCGAAACCGTACGGCAGAAATGGCGGATCGATACCATCGTGCTCGATCCCGGCCATGGCGGCCGCGACCCCGGCGCCATTGCCAGCGACGGCACGCGCGAGAAGGACA
This genomic interval carries:
- a CDS encoding N-acetylmuramoyl-L-alanine amidase codes for the protein MGIIKLPETGEIEFVALGELADYLELRTFYSEKARKVIVYVGEAEVKVTALNPFVQVGGRTVQLPVETGYAENDILVPLRHFANVIRPLYPRAWPASLGGSEATGETASANLTEIAVEEKANGTLIRIEATQPFARKHLSTRVSTGWLYVDIVGGRVAPGAVRALAATGLIQSVAPVQTGEVAQLSFQLSQEIDPQRISISGQGNQILISLPTQEIVPSTVLRNLETVRQKWRIDTIVLDPGHGGRDPGAIASDGTREKDITLQVAKRLKRMLEEKLGLHVVMTRDSDVYVSLDQRTSLANSVEGKLFVSLHCNANRSRRVNGTTTYFLGPAKTDEALEVALLENSVVKYDADAPVDTQSEEDFILTAMAQNAFNHESEDFAALIQEEMGLAVGLPDRGVHQAGFRVLVGASMPNVLVEMAFISNPKEVRLLRDAGVQDRMARAIMNSIKRFKEKYEAGS
- a CDS encoding rhomboid family intramembrane serine protease, whose protein sequence is MSIYGQSHRFGIGSAWTPAVKTLILANIVCFVLQNLVDLVFKVDYLQAWFALSPLSSLAQPAQLAFREDFAVWQLFTYMFLHGDIWHILFNMLVLWMFGCELERFWGTKEFFRYYVICGVGAGLVHLLLNFNSAIPVLGASGAIFGVLAAFGLTFPDMIITFLLFFILPVQLRAKYLVMIVAAIALYLGVRGPADGVAHFAHLGGMLVGFLYLKVNWPWKSSGRRNFDYQSYSPPGGHSPGFFAKISDWFKRRAEARRRMEIVRRRQDEMHLRERVDAILDKINEVGFDNLTPEEKQILKRASQSLNQENIRSQDFGPN
- the tyrS gene encoding tyrosine--tRNA ligase, coding for MTNAYDILLERGFVEQVSEEERLRQLLSETTITCYVGYDPTAASLHVGNLLSIMMLGHLQRAGHRPIALLGGGTAMIGDPSGRTELRKMLSREQIVDNGRRIQQQFSRVLDFGAGGALLIDNADWLLELNYVEFLREIGRHFSVNRMLAAEAYKIRLETGLSFLEFNYQLLQAYDFLMLYRRHGCRLQMGGNDQWGNILAGVELIRRVEGQEAFALTAPLLTTAGGQKMGKTAAGAVWLDPELMPPFDFYQYWINVDDRDVVRLLQLYTFLPLSAISRFRQVQGAELREAKSLLAFEVTKLIHGEAAARNAREAALALFAESGDGTGAPQVVMNSGLFKEGIGIVDLFHAAGLASSKSEARRLIQQGGAYVNRRRIESIAERVGLSDFEEGELLLRAGKKRYQRVVIESD
- a CDS encoding YlxR family protein, with protein sequence MADLRSRRATPERTCLACGRKRAKTELLRISHQSGTFVIDARQNLPGRGAYLCPTDACAELLLRRKGLHHGFRREVPAAVYLQIIDFVRQAATAAD
- a CDS encoding phosphatase PAP2 family protein, whose protein sequence is MQNHIPHFHDFWRHRLLLFDKLTLGYLVLVPVLILLSGKHVHLWPVIAVAHPLLIAGLLALIRYQQRLPVALRWLRDWYPVLLFTFFFSTIGRLVTLFLPFWLEPFLLRSDVWFLQQHPWEFFARHLTPLTTEIFSFAYWSYYLLIPLVAAVHYLPLRLSRDVAPTKPAFDGVMARLCLVMYTCYACFLLLPARGPHHVLNLDHDLLFAGGWFYSSILFIQAKGSVVGAAFPSSHVAAAWAALFTLRQSFRRLFWTVLPLVLLLSASTFVIQYHYIIDSVGGILVAVAVEALMTRREKREQAERLSFTTAGRRVLEPAARSQW
- the smpB gene encoding SsrA-binding protein SmpB; translated protein: MAQSERKIIAQNRKARHDYEILATYEAGIVLQGTEVKSLRDGRANLKDAYAAVREDEVWLYGVHISPYSHGNINNHEPERDRKLLLHRNEIRRLIGKTKETGLTLVPLQLYFKNGKVKVELALAKGKKQYDKRQAIAKRDSDRELARTFRAKRAAVP